Part of the Phacochoerus africanus isolate WHEZ1 chromosome 8, ROS_Pafr_v1, whole genome shotgun sequence genome is shown below.
GATTAATCTCACTATCCATAGGACACTTTTCCTTATTagattagaaatattaaaaacaaaaaaaaaagattgggagttcccttcatggctcagtggttaacaaactgactaggatccatgaggatacaggtttgatccctggcctcgcacagtgggttaaggatccggtgttgctgtggctgtggcgtaggatggcagctgtagctctgatttgacttctagcctaagaattttcatatgccatgagtgtagccctaaaaagcaaaaagaaataaagaaagaatttaagaaaaataaatttaaaaattaaaaatgattaatactGAGTATTTGCGAAGGaagtggaggaagagagaaacaggCAGCCATATATACTTTCGGGAGTTATGTAAATTGAGTCATCCTTTTCTGGAGGATTATTTAGCAGTAactaacaaaattttaaacatggaCTTTCTATGATCCCACAAGCTAACTTCTAGGAATTCATCTTATGGAGTAATTTGCACAAGTGTTAAATAATATATGCCCAATGatgggaaagaaaatttaaaaacactcccaaatgtccattaatagagtTTGGTTAAGTAAATTCTAGAAACAATAGCCTGAAATATTATGCACCTgttaaaaatgacaaatgaggagttcctgttgcagctcagcaagCTCGACTAAATCTAACAGCAGGATCACCACCTCTATTTCATTCTCAGGCTCTCTACTCAGCACGAGTTCTCTGATGATCAGTGAGCTGTGTGCCCTAAGCAAAGGCTTTCTCAAAATTGTGCACAGTATGAAGTCTCTGATGTTCAGCCAGGTGTGAACCCCAGCTGAAATCCTCTCCGCATGCTTTATACATATAGGTCTTGTGACCTATGTGACCCATGTGAACTTTCTGGTGTTGAATGAGGTGTGAAATCTGAGTACAGGTTTTCCCACAGGTCTTACATTTGtagggcttctctccagtatgaatccTCTGATGCTGAATAAGGTGAATGCTTTGGTTGAAGGCTTTCCCGCACTGCTTACAGGCATAGGGTTCCTCACCGGTGTGAATCCTCTGATGTTGAATGAGGGATGAGTTGTGACTGAATGTTTTCCCACATTCCTTATACTTACAGGGCTTCTCGCCTGTGTGGATCTTCTGATACTTGATGAAATAGGTGCTCCggctgaaggctttcccacacccACTGCACTCATAAGGTTTCTCTCTGGTGTGAGTTCTCTGGTGTTGGATGAGGTGGGAAATCTGGGTGTAGGCCTTCTTGCAAATTTTGCATTCATAGGGCTTCCTCTGGTGTGAATTCTCTGGTGGCAAGTAAGTGAAGAGTTCTGGCTGAaggttttcccacattcattacaaTTGCAGGGCTTCTCACCAGTGTGGATTGTCTGGTGTTGAGTAAAGGAGGAGGTGTGACTAAAGGCCTTTCCACACTCATTACATATATAGGGTTTCTCCCCCATGTGAATGCTCTGGTGCCTCGTGAGTAGAGCAATCTGTGTGTAAGCCTTCCCGCACTCAGGACACTCGTAGGGCTTCTCCCCAGTATGAATCCTCTGATGCTGGGTCAGGGATAAACTGTGGCTGAAGGCTTTGCCACACTTGGGGcactcatagggtttctctccagtctGAACTGGCTGGTGCTGAGTCAGGGACGAGCTGTGGCTGAAGGTTTTCCCACACTTATTACACTTGtagggcttctctccagtgtggattGTCTGGTGCTGAGTCAGGGAGGAAGTGTGACAGAAAGCCTTGCCACACTCGTTTGCATTGGTACGGCTTCTCCCCCGTGTGGATTTTCTGGTGATGGGTGAGGTGGGACATCTGTGAGTAGAACTTCCCACATTGGCTGCATTTATAGGGTTTCTCTCTGGTGTGGCATCATTGGTGTTTGATGAGTGAGGAACTCTGGgtgaaggccttcccacattccttgcatttgtagggtttctctccagtgtggatCCTCTGGTGCTCAGTGAGCGAGGAGCTCTGGGTAAAGGTTTTGCCGCAGTCATTGCAGGTATAGGGCTTCTCTCCCATGTGGGTGATGTG
Proteins encoded:
- the LOC125133232 gene encoding LOW QUALITY PROTEIN: zinc finger protein 420-like (The sequence of the model RefSeq protein was modified relative to this genomic sequence to represent the inferred CDS: inserted 1 base in 1 codon; deleted 1 base in 1 codon; substituted 1 base at 1 genomic stop codon), which codes for MGQERHSNYVLHQRIHTGEKPYKCNNCGKAFSNSSYFIQHHITHMGEKPYTCNDCGKTFTQSSSLTEHQRIHTGEKPYKCKECGKAFTQSSSLIKHQXCHTREKPYKCSQCGKFYSQMSHLTHHQKIHTGEKPYQCKECGKAFCHTSSLTQHQTIHTGEKPYKCNKCGKTFSHSSSLTQHQPVQTGEKPYECPKCGKAFSHSLSLTQHQRIHTGEKPYECPECGKAYTQIALLTRHQSIHMGEKPYICNECGKAFSHTSSFTQHQTIHTGEKPCNCNECGKTFSQNSSLTCHQRIHTRXKPYECKICKKAYTQISHLIQHQRTHTREKPYECSGCGKAFSRSTYFIKYQKIHTGEKPCKYKECGKTFSHNSSLIQHQRIHTGEEPYACKQCGKAFNQSIHLIQHQRIHTGEKPYKCKTCGKTCTQISHLIQHQKVHMGHIGHKTYMYKACGEDFSWGSHLAEHQRLHTVHNFEKAFA